One window from the genome of Catenulispora sp. MAP5-51 encodes:
- a CDS encoding alpha/beta fold hydrolase translates to MPTSLKVTFTGVGDAALAARLELPEGAEPRAYAIFAHCFTCGKDAVAASRIARALTDHGIAVLRFDFTGLGQSGGDFGNTGFSSNVDDLVAAADYLRAEHAGPSLLVGHSLGGAAVLAARHRIPEVRAVAVIGAPADPSHIAHLLGDVRDTIEREGEATVTLGGREFCVRRSLLADIANQPQAERIRGLKAALLVMHAPQDETVGIDNARQIFDTARHPKSFVALDGADHLLSRRPDAEYAASVLAAWAGRYLPEPEAAPVPAPTVPLAADVPVGDTVTVAETGTGTGGLQQLITVGRHRMLADEPVPIGDDTGPNPYSLLLAALGACTSMTLRMYATRKNLPLEKVTVSVRHDRIHAEDCAECETTAGFVDRIDRTIQLDGPLTDAQRTRLMEIADKCPVHRTLTSETVIRTELA, encoded by the coding sequence ATGCCCACCTCCCTCAAGGTCACCTTCACCGGCGTCGGCGACGCCGCCCTCGCCGCGCGCCTGGAACTCCCCGAGGGCGCCGAGCCGCGGGCGTACGCGATCTTCGCGCACTGCTTCACCTGCGGCAAGGACGCCGTCGCCGCCTCGCGCATCGCCCGCGCGCTGACCGATCACGGCATCGCGGTGCTGCGCTTCGACTTCACGGGGCTGGGCCAGTCCGGCGGCGACTTCGGGAACACCGGCTTCAGCTCCAATGTGGACGACCTGGTCGCGGCGGCCGACTACCTGCGGGCCGAGCACGCCGGGCCGAGCCTGCTCGTCGGCCACTCCCTCGGCGGCGCGGCCGTCCTGGCGGCCCGGCACCGGATCCCCGAGGTGCGCGCCGTGGCCGTGATCGGCGCTCCTGCGGATCCCTCGCACATCGCGCACCTGCTGGGGGACGTCCGCGACACCATCGAGCGCGAAGGGGAGGCGACCGTCACGCTCGGCGGGCGCGAGTTCTGCGTGCGCCGCAGCCTCCTGGCCGACATCGCCAACCAACCGCAGGCCGAGCGCATCCGCGGGCTGAAGGCCGCGCTGCTGGTCATGCACGCCCCGCAGGATGAGACGGTCGGCATCGACAACGCCCGGCAGATCTTCGACACGGCCCGGCACCCCAAGTCGTTCGTGGCCCTGGACGGCGCCGACCATCTGCTCAGCCGCCGTCCCGATGCGGAGTACGCGGCCTCGGTGCTCGCCGCGTGGGCCGGCCGCTACCTCCCCGAACCGGAGGCGGCGCCGGTGCCGGCCCCGACGGTGCCCCTGGCCGCCGACGTGCCCGTGGGCGACACGGTGACCGTCGCCGAGACGGGAACCGGAACCGGGGGGCTCCAGCAGCTGATCACCGTCGGGCGCCACCGCATGCTCGCCGACGAGCCGGTGCCGATCGGAGACGACACCGGCCCGAACCCGTACTCCCTCCTGCTCGCGGCCCTCGGCGCCTGCACCTCGATGACGCTGCGGATGTACGCGACCCGCAAGAACCTGCCGCTGGAGAAGGTGACGGTCTCCGTGCGCCACGACCGGATCCACGCCGAGGACTGCGCGGAGTGCGAGACCACCGCCGGATTCGTGGACCGCATCGATCGGACCATCCAGCTCGACGGCCCGCTGACCGATGCGC